From Pseudorasbora parva isolate DD20220531a chromosome 25, ASM2467924v1, whole genome shotgun sequence, one genomic window encodes:
- the plex9.2 gene encoding three prime repair exonuclease 4: MDSSSHHPPCTVFFDLETTGLDSSCEIVQLAAVSGGHTLNLFMVPRRPMQPSASRVTGFRVRRRRLFLHHRPVLTSSLREALVSFITFLQMLGRPLLVGHNIRRFDCRVLARALDEFSLRSDFQKEVGGFVDTLPLARQLLKDRGLQSFKQENLVKTLLGVSYAAHNALEDVQALQRLYWALKPTANQIQQHIFTLDSFAAVSVNH; encoded by the exons ATGGATTCTAGCTCTCATCATCCGCCGTGTACTGTGTTCTTTGATTTAGAGACAACTGGTCTGG ACAGCTCTTGTGAAATCGTCCAGCTGGCCGCAGTGAGTGGAGGTCACACTCTTAACCTCTTTATGGTTCCTCGTCGGCCGATGCAGCCCAGCGCATCCAGGGTTACAGGTTTCAGGGTGAGACGCCGCCGCCTGTTTCTCCACCACAGGCCGGTTCTCACCAGCTCTCTCCGAGAAGCCCTGGTTTCCTTCATTACCTTTCTCCAGATGTTGGGTCGGCCGCTCCTAGTGGGTCACAACATCCGCAGGTTTGACTGTCGCGTTTTGGCCAGAGCTCTGGATGAGTTCAGCCTTAGGTCAGACTTTCAGAAAGAGGTGGGTGGATTCGTGGACACCCTTCCATTGGCCCGACAGCTTCTCAAAGACCGTGGCCTCCAGAGCTTTAAGCAGGAGAACCTGGTTAAGACCCTCCTGGGAGTTTCATATGCGGCCCACAATGCTCTAGAGGACGTGCAAGCCCTGCAGAGACTCTACTGGGCCCTCAAGCCCACGGCCAATCAGATTCAGCAGCACATTTTCACTCTGGACTCATTTGCTGCCGTGTCTGTCAATCATTAG